In the genome of Dasypus novemcinctus isolate mDasNov1 chromosome 30, mDasNov1.1.hap2, whole genome shotgun sequence, one region contains:
- the LOC131276733 gene encoding olfactory receptor 7C1-like, with protein sequence MEPENQTHVSEFILLGLSENKEVQSLLFGLFLSMYMVTFTGNLLIILAIILDSHLHTPMYFFLSNLSFTDICFTSTTVPKMLLNLQTESKIITYGSCIIQMYFFTLFGQLDISLLTVMAFDRFVAICRPLHYTVIMNPQLCGLLLLASWLLSVLVSFLHGLMVLRLSFCTDLEIPHFFCEITQVVRLACSDTYLIDIVVYFETGLLGVIPITVILFSYAKIASSILRISTAGGKHKAFSTCGSHLSVVFLFYGTGLGVYLTSATTQNSRANAVASVMYTVVTPMLNPFIYSLRNKDIKQAFKKLRNIISIKVLFVSNLEKFP encoded by the coding sequence ATGGAACCAGAAAACCAAACACATGTTTCAGAATttatcctcctggggctctcagaaaataaAGAGGTGCAATCCCTCCTCTTTgggctgttcctgtccatgtacatGGTCACCTTCACTggaaacctgctcatcatcctggccatcatcttggactcccacctccacacacccatgtacttcttcctctctaactTGTCTTTTAcggatatctgtttcacctccaccactgtcccaaagatgctgctgaacttGCAGACGGAAAGCAAAATTATAACTTATGGAAGCTGCATcatccagatgtattttttcacaCTTTTTGGACAATTAGACATCTCCCTCTTGACTGTGATGGCCTTtgaccgctttgtggccatctgtcgccccctgcactacacagtcatcatgaacccccagcTCTGTGGTCTCTTACTGCTggcatcctggttattgagtgttttagtCTCTTTTTTACATGGCTTAATGGTTTTGCGATTGTCTTTCTGCACAGATTTGGAaatcccccactttttctgtgaaattaCTCAGGTGGTCCgacttgcttgttctgacacctacCTCATTGACATAGTTGTGTATTTTGAAACCGGACTTCTGGGTGTTATTCCAATCACTGTGATCCTTTTCTCTTACGCTAAGATTGcatcctccattttgagaatttcaacagctGGGGGAAAGCATAAAGCTTTTTCGACTTGcgggtctcacctctcagtagtattcttgttttatggtacaggtctTGGAGTGTATCTTACTTCAGCTACTacccaaaactcaagggcaaatgcagtagcctcagtgatgtacacggtggtcactcccatgttgaacccctttatctatagtcttagaaataaggacataaagcaggcctttaaaaagttgagaaacattatttctataaaagtattatttgtctcaaatttagaaaaattcccATGA